Proteins from a genomic interval of Chroococcidiopsis thermalis PCC 7203:
- the rplJ gene encoding 50S ribosomal protein L10: MGRTIENKQEIVADLKATLSESQLALVINYQGLSVAEITDLRRRLRPTGTVCKVTKNTLMGIAISGQDNWLAMEELLQGSSAFLLVKEDISGAIKAYQDFQKASKKTELRGGVMEGRLLKEADVKALGDLPSKEQLMAQIAGAINALATKVAVGINEVPSSLARGIQAYADKDVSAATETDAA; the protein is encoded by the coding sequence ATGGGTAGAACCATAGAAAACAAACAAGAGATCGTGGCGGATCTCAAAGCTACTTTGAGTGAGTCCCAACTCGCTCTTGTAATTAACTATCAAGGGTTATCAGTAGCTGAGATTACAGATTTACGGCGGCGATTGCGCCCAACCGGAACAGTCTGTAAAGTAACCAAAAACACGCTGATGGGCATCGCGATTAGCGGTCAGGATAACTGGCTAGCTATGGAAGAATTGCTCCAAGGTTCTTCAGCATTTTTGCTGGTAAAAGAAGATATCAGCGGTGCAATCAAGGCTTACCAGGACTTCCAAAAAGCCAGCAAGAAAACTGAATTGCGCGGTGGCGTAATGGAAGGTCGTCTGCTGAAAGAAGCAGATGTTAAGGCACTGGGAGACTTGCCATCTAAAGAGCAGCTTATGGCTCAAATTGCCGGAGCTATCAATGCATTGGCAACCAAAGTTGCTGTGGGTATCAACGAAGTTCCATCTTCGCTGGCGCGTGGTATTCAGGCGTATGCCGATAAAGATGTCTCGGCTGCGACCGAAACAGATGCTGCTTAA